The nucleotide window TTAGCCCTGTGTTGACCCCCAGAGTTCATTGGCTCACCCGAGGTCACATGGCAAGTGCGGGGTGAGCCGGTTTCATCCCTAGCTTGCCCGGCTGCAGGGCCTTGGCTCCTGAGAGCAGCAGCCTCTCGCTTCTGGGGTTGCTTGTCACCTCTGCTGCTTGCAGGACTGGCTTTCAGGCGGCAGAGGGAGTTGTGACTCCTGCCCAGGAGCTGGTGGGAAAGGTGGAGCCCCAAGCCTGCCCCCTCCACACCCTGGGGGCCTGGGGAAACTTCCTGAGGGCAGCAATGAGGCTGACGCCCACCTGCTTGCCCCTCCCTGCAGTTGGGTGTTCCTGGTGAAGAAATGTTACCAAGACACCGACTCGTCCCTGCAGAGCAGCATTATCACCAAAGTCAAGGGTGTGACCTTCACCAACACCTCAGAGCTTGGGGAGCGGCTCTGGGATGTTGCCGACTATGTCATCCCACCCCAGGTCTGAGCCCCACCCAGCACAAGGGCCCAGGCTGGCAGGGTCTGGATCCGGGTGGGTGACATGGGAAACTGCTTGGGGACCCAGGGACCTCCATTCACTGTCTCCCTTGGCCTGGGACGGCTGCAGGGTTTGCAGATAGACTCTGCCCAGGTCCTTTCCCCCATGCCAAACCCCAGCCCTCCCCAACTGTGCCTTACGGGGCTGCTCTGTTCCCATCAAACCCTGAGCCTGTTGAGACCAAATGGGACCCAGAGAACTTGCAGGTCAGTGTGAGTCGGGTGGCCTGGCACCGACAGCCCCGCCCTTATACTGGCCGCTGTCCCTGGGAGCAGTTCCCTGGGCCGGGGCCGGGCCATCTTATCACTgccccttctcctctctctcctcctgtatCTCAGCTTGGACCCTGGGGGCTGAGGTCAGAATGGTTTGGGGTTGTGGGCATGGAAGAGACCCCTCTAAGGACACCTGCTCTGGGACTCCGAGGTCAGTGGGCTCGTGGGTGGGATCCACTGATTTTGTGGCCCCAGTGTCTGCAACACCCATGCAGAGGTCCCACCACCTGCCAGGCAGCCCCGGGAAGGGGGGACCCCAGTGGCAGGAAGGGGTTCCTCAACCTCCCTCTGGTTTCTCAGGGAGAGAATGTCTTCTTTGTAATCACCAACCTGGTCGTGACCCCCAACCAGCGGCAGGAAACCTGTGCCGAGGTGCGTCTTGGTGCAGAgaactggggagggggtgggagagctgCCAGCAGTACTTGGGGTCCACCCCTCTCCTGAGGCAGGGGTTTCGACCCCCTCCAAGGGCCCTGGGGGATGTGTGCACCAGTGTGCATACCTGCACTGTTCAGGGGAGAAGCAGGTTCTCAAGGGTTGAGCCGCCACAGGCAGGGGAGGAACCCCTGGCCTCACCCTGGGGTGGGACCTGGTTCTGAGAAGGGGCCCCTGCAGGCACCTCCCCCCGCCAGGCACCCTTTCTCTCCTGGCAGAGTGAAAGCATTCCGGATGCCTTGTGCTGTGAGGACAGCGACTGCCCTCCTGGGGAGCCGGTTGTGGCTGGAAATGGTGAGGCCTGGAGTAgacagggctgggggcagaaggGGAGTTGGAACCAGGAGGTTCCTGGCATTGTCCGTCTCCCACCCTTGCAGGAGTGAGGACTGGCCGCTGTCTGCGGGTGGGGAGCGAGCAAAAGGGCACCTGTGAGATCTTCGCCTGGTGCCCGGTGGAGACAAAGTCCAGGCCCGCGTGAGTGGCTGTAACCTCGGGACCCTGAGGCCCAGCCCTGGGCAGCGGGTCCCAGCCCGATGGTGGAGACGTGTCCTGCGGAAGAAGCCAGGACACCCCACAAAGGCCCCAGGACCACCCCGACATGATCAAATTGACTGTCCTCTGCAAAGACTCCAGGGCACCCAGGGAGCAGACAGGCTTCAGCCTCAGCACAGGCatggagggggcggggcagggcctcCTGAGCAGACTGTCCTGCCTTGGTTTTCAGGAAGCCACTCCTGGGCGGAGCTGAAGACTTCACTGTTTACATAAAGAACTTCATTCGTTTCCCCAAATTCAACTTCTCCAAGTACGTGGGCCCGCGTGCATGGTGTGTATGTGACGCAGTGTGGAATGACCCACTGGGTGATGAGGGGGCACCCTTTCCCGTGCAGTGGCGGCAGGGCTGTGTCCTTTCTTACTGGAGGTTGTTGGGGGTGGGAAAGCagtcaggatctgaggaggggctAAAGTCAAGGGCTCAGTGTGGGTCAGGCCCGGTTTCTGGCCTGGGAACAGCAAGTCTCACCTTCCTTTCACTGGCTCTTCATGGCCTCCACCCAGGACAAATGTGCTGGACACCACAGACAGAGCTTTCCTGAAGTCCTGTAAATATGGCCCCAAGGACCCCTACTGCCCCATCTTCCGACTTGGGTCTGTGGTCAGCTGGACGGGGAGCAGCTTCCAGGAGATAGCTGTGCAGGTGGGTGGTGGGGCTGGAGGGCTCTGGGCTTGAGCTTTGAGCTCTGCAatgaggagggggtgtggaggaggACCCATGGGATGCGGTGGCCCTGCAGTCACCTGCCCAGGGACTGTCTCAGAATTAGCTGTGCTGCACGCGGTGAGGGCCACACTTGCACCTGCGTCTGCTTCTGAGTCCTGGGGCATCCGCTGAAACCGAGCCAGGAGCCCCACTGGCACCCTGGCTGTGGTGTGAGGTGCCAGTCCTGCAGTAGGTGCTCGCTCGGGTCATTCCCTTCTCCCTGGAGCGCGAAGCAGGAGGGTATGGGCTGTCAGCGACGTACTTTTCTCAGTCACCCCAGAGGTGTGAACCCTGGGCCTTCTACTTCCCTCCTGGAAGGATGCTCCAGTGGGGCCAACCCCCTGCCCGAGCTCTCCATGAAGAGCTGGTCTGTGACTTCTCAATCTCCAGAAAGTTCTGTGCACTGATTCTTGTCTCTTTTGCATCAAGGGTGGTGTGATAGGAATTCAGATTGAATGGAACTGTGACCTTGATAGAGCTCCCTCTGAATGTTACCCTCGCTATTATTTTAACCGTCTGGACAACAGATTTTCAGAAAACTCTCTCTCTTCTGGGTACAACTTCAGGTAACTGGGGCTAAGTCTGCCACCTAATGACCCTGTCCACATTTCGTGTCCTTGCCTGGGTGCCAGTGCTATGACACCCCTTCCTGGGGGTGGGTGTCAGAGTGGGAGGTGCAGGGAGGCCGCCAGGGGGCCTCTGGGAGAGAAGCATCAGCCATGGCTCTGGACTTGCCCTGAAGCTGAGGCCTGGGTCAGGCCCATCAGTGCCTTGGTGGCCCGGGTTGGCCCAGCAGTAGTGGGAAAGCCCTTGCCTCTTGGGGAACGTCTGGCAAGAACTTCAAAGATCTGAACGAATCTTTTATTTCACATCAGCAAGGGGGTCTCCAacctttcctggggctgctgaatGCCagggtcctggggtgggggggttatAAATCTCCAAGGCAGCGGAGCCTGTATTGCCAAACAGGGAAGACCCAGGCAGGCCGAGGGCTCCCCGAGCCGTGTCTCCCCCAGGTTTGCCAAGTATTACCGAGACGCAGCTGGGGTGGAGTTCCGCACGCTGTTTAAAGCCTACGGGATCCGCTTTGATGTGATGGTGAATGGCAAGGTGTGTGGGTGAGGCGCCCCTTCTGAAGCTGGGCAGGTCCTGGGAGGGTGGGGCATGCTGGGGGGACCCCAGGCTGGCTCTGGTGGAGTCCCTGGGGATCCTGCTGTCCTGCTGCCTTCCTCACCCGACCTTGTCTCTCTGGGCTCCAGGCAGGGAAGTTCAACATCATCCCCACAATCATCAACGTGGGCTCAGGGGTGGCGCTTATGGGTGTGGTGAgtacctctcccccaccccctttaccCTCCGAGCACCTGCGGGAGCGGGCAGGGGGGACACTGCCCCAGGGGAGTTGTCCCAGTGCTCCAGAAAGAACCAGAACTGGGGAGGTCAGTGCGGATGGGGGTGAAGAGGGCTCTCTGGGACTTCACACCCCTCCAGCAGCCCCCAGGTGGCCATGACTGCCTGGGTTTCTGTTTCCAGAGCCAGAGAGGCTTCTGCCTGTGGCTCTGCAGCTGGGGGTTCTCTGGGATCCTGCGCAGCCTTGTCTCTACTTCTGCTAGAAAGAGGCAGGATCCGGCTATACACAGGGCTTCTCAGCCACGGCCCTGTTGACATGTAGGGCCAGATCACTTTTTTTGTGGGGCGACTGTGTGCATTGTAGGGTGTCTGACAGCGTCCTCGGCCTCTACCCACCAGACGCCAGCAGCACCTTCCCCCACAGCTGTGAtggccaaaaatgtctccagacatcgcCAAACTGCCCCCTGGGTGTGAATCACGGGGCTAAAAAGATGAGAGGCAGGGAAGTCAGGCTGTAGTCCAGGTCTATCCCTTCAGTTGGGCAGAGGGGCCACCGGAGAGGAAGTAACAGCTGGAGGGCAGGGAAAGGCTTCCCCTGGATCTTTTATGCccctttgtttttctggaagttttttaAAGACAAGGCAGTCATCAGAGTGGCTCACACCCATACCAGCAAGCCCCTTGCCAAGGTTTCTGGCAGCCCTGTCCCAGGTCACAGCAGCCCCATGGGGGCTTCCAGGAGGACCTAGGACTGACTTTTTATTGAGACCAGGAACACCGTGTCCTGTCGCAGGACTCAAAGAGGCCATGCTCCTGAGAGGTGGTCAGTGGATGAAAGTGGGCCCCAAGGGACTCCTCTTAACTGCAGCAACATTGTTGGGGAGCCCTGCATGTTTGCATAGGTAACTTCCCTAGACAGGGGCCACCTTCAGACATCACTTTCTTATGATGTGGGTAATTCAGAACACAGGCATCTGGGGACACACTTGTGGAATGAAGGTAACGGGAAAAAGTGGTAGAggctgggtggggggtgggaggagtgtTCTCTGTGGAACAAGGAATTGATAACCTTTTTGgcatctgggggggggggggggagttgtGCCATGCCCAGGGTCAGAGGACCTGGTTCACCTGTGGTCCTCCaccaaccctctcccacccccacccccctcctctcTGTGCAGTGGGTGGAGTCGCcctctggtggaggagactggtatTTGCGCCATCCACTCTAGTCTGAAGAGCTTGTGTTCAGGCGTCAGTGGGTCGGTCCGCTGGGTTGGCTCAGGCCTCATCTTTCCTTGACCGCTGCTGTGGTGTCCCTGTTGTTCAGATACCCTCCAGTCCCTCTCTCACTGCCTACTAGAGGGATCTTCCCGCACTGCCACAGTTCTGTTCCTGGCCCTGTTCCCAGGCGTGACGAGCCTGTCCTCTGCAGTGCCCTTCCCGAGCGTTCCTTCCTTTGTCCTTATATACAATCCTATTCAGCCTCAAGACTCGGCCCAGATGTCCCTCCCCAGGCTGAGCAGAGTCCCATCTTCTCTCTGCTCCCCCTGCTCCTCTCCCCATCATGGGACGTGGTCACTCCTCTGTCATAATTTACAATTTATATGCTCGTCTCCTGCACCAGAGGGGGAGTCCCCAGGGGGTCTCATTGTCTGTCTTACTCTTTCCCGCACCCcagggcagtgcctggcactggCGAGTGCTCAGCAGACACTGGCTGAAGGCGTGATTCGATGGCATCAGGGTAGTGCGGGGTGCTCAACCTGAGGGGTCAGACGGACCACAGGCTGGCTCTACCGCGGACCAGCTTTGTGGCCTTGGACAAAGGTGCCTCTTTCTGAGCGCAGCCCCCCTCAGGGGTTGCTGCAGGATCAAATGGGATATAGTTGGTGTCAAGTGGCCGGGTGCTCTCTGGAAGTCTAGGATTCTGAGTCAGGGACCCCAACTCTTTTGCAGGGGTCTTTCTTCTGCGACCTGGTACTCATCTACTTCATCAAAAAGAGCCACTTTTACCGAGACAAGAAATACGAGGAAGTGAGGTCAGTTATGCTTCCTCCCAGCGGCCCTAGGGGAGCCCACTAGGtcagcctctccccctccctggcTCAGAACCCTTACCCTGGTTTTATGTCGGCGTTTGGGGGGGTAGAGGCACGGCTGAATACGGGGAGCTCCCTTGGAAGGGCTGGGTAAGGCGGAATGTTCTGAGTACCGGCTTAACAAAACTGGATTCTACTTCAGAGCAGCTGGCAGAAGACCAGACCACCCAGGCCATGGGCAGGAGACCTGGTttccaggcctggccctgccactGTCTCCCCAGGTGACTTTGGACCAGTCCCAGGCcgccttgggcctcagtttctctctctgtgaGATGAGAGTGTTGGTTTACATACAGTGCCTTCCAGCACCTATAATTTTAGGATTCTTGGACTTGGTGGTCCTGGTGAGCTTGGGTTGAGGGAAGCTGGAGTggtaagggaaggaaaaaaaaaaacggatttttttttccccccactgttCCAGGCTCTCTTGGGCAGTGGGCTTGGGGGGagggtgtggggtgtgtgtgtgtgtgtgtgtgtgtgttcgttcGTTCAGAGGAGGAGAACAGTATGAGTGGGAGGTCCTGATGGCTGGGTGCACAGGAAGGGGCAAGGGGCTCTGGCCCAGCCCTTGcagaaggctttctggaggagctGGGATGGGAAAGGGAAATTGCAGATGGTGGGCTCTGGACAGGCACTGGGCGCTGCTCCCTCAGTCCCACCCCAACCTGGGACGGGGCGGAGGGCCAGCCCACATCATCTGCCTGGACTGAACCCCAGCCCTGGTTCTCAGGCTGAGCCCTGAGCCCTGACTGCACCTGCCACCCCTGCTGAGCTGCTGGGGGAAGAGGGGTGCCCCCTGCAGGGCGAGTGGCTCACCAGTCCCAGGGAGGAGGTGGGACCCACAGGCCAGGGTTAATGGGTCATGTCCTGCCCAGGGACCTAGAGGTCCTCGCCCGAATGGCAGAGTCCTCGCAGCAGAGCGTGGCCCCAGACGCGGCGGGGCTGGCGGAGCAGCCAGAGGTGCAGGATGGAGGCGGCGCCCAGAAGGAGAATGGCTGTGTGTGTGGGCAGCTCCTCCAGCCCGCCAGGTGAGGGGCTGCCCAGCCAAGGGCCAGAAACGAGGCCCGCAGAGACAGCCCAGCTGGCTACTGTGCTCCCTGCTCTGGGTGACCTGGCCACAAGGCAGGATGCCAGGGACCCAGCAGAGCCCATCCAAGCTGGactctggggggaggggtgctggtggtgctTTAGCCCCTCCACGATGCCTGTTACCCTCCAGTACCCCTGAGTGACCACAAACCTGTCTGCTTGCTATGCTGTGCCCATGTTAAGACAGTAACAGTACTATCATTTACTCAGGCTTACCCTGCTGGGCACTGCTCTGAGTTCTTTGTACATGTGAACTCTTTTCAGCAACCTAATGAGGTGGACATTAATATTCCCTGTTCtactaatgaggaaactgaggctcagagaggtcaagtaacttgctcaagtcacacagctaataaatggcagagctgggatttgaacctgggcagtGGGTTCCTAGAATCCAGTTCTCCATCAGGTTATTTTGCCTTACCGAGCCCTTCATCCCTCCACGCCTCATCAGATGCCTCCCCTAAGCTCCTCTTTGATGTGGAAATTCTGGAGCTGCCCTAGCCTGAGGACAGTGGTGGCTGTGCTGACAGGTGACCTGCAGGCTGCCCTTCCCTGAGCACTGCCCAGAAGCCCCGGGCAGCCTGGCGCTTTCTGTAGACCTGACCACAGCCTGGCATGGGAGGGAGCCCTGGGCTGAGTCAGGAGGCAGCCCTCGGGCCTGCTCTGCTTCCCTGCCTCGCTATGTGCCCCTGAGCAGGTGCCTGGCCCTTTCTGGGCctgtttgttttcccttttgttcCGGGGGGCTGGACACAGGGGAACCTCCAGCTCAGTGAGTAGGGTTCCCTGACTCTCCTCTCGTCAACTACGTCAGAGGCGTTCACTGACCTGGGGCTGGCTGCCCTCTGCTTCGAGCATCCATTCTCTGCTGACTCAGCGATTGGCAGCCTCCAGTGGGGAGCTGGGCCTgggcagggaaagagagagcGGTGAGCCAGGATGGAGAGGGAAGGCAAAGGATGGAGAGGAGTgaggaaagaaagatggagagGCTGGGAGATCTGCTGGGGTACGCCTGTGCCAGCAGCCCCCCACGTGCTCCCTGACTGTCACTTTCTGGGTGCTCACCTGAGCTCCTTCCCCTGCGAGAGAGCGGTTGCCCTGCTGGTCTTGGCCAGCCTCGCCTGTTGCTGTGGGGCCGCGGCGGCTGCTCATTGCTGGGCCAGCTCCAGAGGCCGTGGCCTGAGCGCCTCCCCGTGCCTGGGCTGCGGCCAGGGACCCCTCAGACTGCCGCTCTCTGCGAACGCTCACTGCCGCGCTGCCAGCCAGAGCTTCTGCAGGCGAGTCTGCCTTTAGGGAGGCCGTCCCTGCCTGCAGGGCTCCCAAGCGTCCTCAGTGCCCCCATCCGCCCACACACAGGTCTGGCCGCCAGGGGAATGGAAAGGTGAACGTGGAGCAGCTGCAGAACCTGCAGACCGTGGAGGCATAGCCAGAGCTGTCGGCTGACAGCAGATTTGGTGAAGATTTGAGGGCAGAACTGCCCACAGCTCTGGACTGGGAAGAGTCATCGTCATCCCCATGGGACGGGGCTTCCAGGCACAGCCATCCCTCCTGCGCTCTGGGATCCTGCTACAAGCTTTTtgttgtgtgtggggggaggggagcctcCCAGTGGCCACAGGGGCTCATGCAGAAgaggccctggggaggggaggggtggagggcaggCCAGGGGCctaaagtgttttcatttttcccaagAACTTAGTAGGgcattcagttattcattcattcacacagcaAACACTGATGCCTGCTGTGGGCTGGGCCCTGTCCAAAAGATGCTTGAATGAGACACTGACCTGGCCCCCAGGGAGGGGGGCACGCATGTAATTCCCTTCAGAGCCGACAGACATGACAGCTGGGCCCAGCAATCCGGCCTTCCTCCAGCCTCTAGCTGAGACCTGCACAA belongs to Eubalaena glacialis isolate mEubGla1 chromosome 19, mEubGla1.1.hap2.+ XY, whole genome shotgun sequence and includes:
- the P2RX5 gene encoding P2X purinoceptor 5, translated to MGQAGCKGLYQSLLDYKTEKYVIAKNKKVGLLYRLLQVSILTYLVELAPSAEGQLLGVSQALFRGLTPKQGGDSWVFLVKKCYQDTDSSLQSSIITKVKGVTFTNTSELGERLWDVADYVIPPQGENVFFVITNLVVTPNQRQETCAESESIPDALCCEDSDCPPGEPVVAGNGVRTGRCLRVGSEQKGTCEIFAWCPVETKSRPAKPLLGGAEDFTVYIKNFIRFPKFNFSKTNVLDTTDRAFLKSCKYGPKDPYCPIFRLGSVVSWTGSSFQEIAVQGGVIGIQIEWNCDLDRAPSECYPRYYFNRLDNRFSENSLSSGYNFRFAKYYRDAAGVEFRTLFKAYGIRFDVMVNGKAGKFNIIPTIINVGSGVALMGVGSFFCDLVLIYFIKKSHFYRDKKYEEVRDLEVLARMAESSQQSVAPDAAGLAEQPEVQDGGGAQKENGCVCGQLLQPAR